The following are encoded in a window of Thunnus albacares chromosome 17, fThuAlb1.1, whole genome shotgun sequence genomic DNA:
- the LOC122967813 gene encoding trafficking regulator of GLUT4 1 — MATSPSTTQPSSNMEEPQQPDQPTSTQPEGEANHTAVTSQPASAKHQVPPPTTDAPEQIEHDKAMDELTTMSDNTETINGIGPVMVDSPTVSSVSPKLHAKPGGHPNGRPRLGSRAGSVVAGSPRPSLTRQPSAIIEGAGDGSKPRDYLILAILSCFCPLWPINIVALTFSVMSRNSLQQGNIDGARRLGRNAMVLSVVSILGGIVIIAAAIALNWGLILKS; from the exons ATGGCCACCAGTCCCAGCACCACCCAGCCATCCAGCAACATGGAGGAGCCACAGCAGCCGGACCAGCCAACCAGCACACAGCCGGAAGGAGAAGCCAACCACACCGCTGTGACTTCTCAACCGGCCAGCGCTAAGCATCAAGTCCCACCCCCGACAACAGACGCTCCTGAACAAATAGAGCACGACAAAGCCATGGATGAGCTGACCACGATGAGCGACAACACCGAGACCA TCAATGGCATTGGTCCAGTGATGGTCGACTCTCCCACAGTGTCCTCTGTGTCACCCAAACTGCATGCTAAGCCAGGCGGCCATCCTAATGGTCGGCCTCGTTTGGGCAGTCGGGCTGGCTCAGTGGTGGCAGGCTCACCCAGGCCCTCGCTCACCCGCCAACCCAGTGCCATCATAGAGGGCGCGGGGGATGGATCCAAGCCGAGGGACTACCTGATCCTGGCCATCCTGTCCTGCTTCTGCCCACTGTGGCCCATCAACATTGTAGCCCTCACCTTCTCCGTGATG TCCCGAAACAGTCTGCAGCAAGGCAACATTGATGGTGCTCGCCGTTTGGGCCGTAATGCTATGGTGCTGTCTGTCGTCTCCATTTTGGGAGGGATTGTTATAATTGCTGCAGCCATCGCACTCAATTGGGGAT TGATATTAAAATCCTGA